The window CAAAGTTAATCCTTTAACAGCGACATTGCCAATCAATGGTAAGTTTACGGAACCATTAACCAAAACTTGATATTCACCCGCGTATTCGGGAACGTTTAAAATATCCAGACGGATGCGATCCCCCCCTCCTAGGGTGTAATCTGCCTGCTGAGCTTCAATTGCTGAAGTCGTTGGCCGTACACTGAAACCTGGTGGAGGTGCAGCGAGAGAAGTCGTATTCGTTATTAACTGGGTGTTGAAAGTAGAAGGAGGCGGCGGCGCAACGCGAATCGGATTAGGTGACAGCGTTGGCAGTGGCGGCTGATTTTGTGGCTGGCTGGCAACTGCACCCGGTGTCAGCGCCGGCATTTGTCCAGTTTTGACCAAGGCTTGATAGAGAAACGCTGCGACTTCAGCCCGTGTTGCGTCTTGATTAGGATTGAGCGAACGGATATTGGGATAATTAACAACTAGGCGATTTTCTATCGCTGCTGCAACGCTATTACGCGCGGATTCAGGGATGCTGCCGGCATCATCAAAATAAGTCTCTAAGTTATTCGGATTAACGGTAGTGGCTTTTAAATTAAGTCCTTCCACTAAACCGACTAAAACTTGCACGCGGGAGATATTTTGAGTGGGATTAAATAAGTTACTCCCCTCTTCCCTAATAAAGCCCATTTGATAGGCATTTTGAATCGCATTGTAAGCCCAATAATTAGCCGGCACATCGGCAAATTGAGCAGCAGGGCGCAGGAGATTTTTTTGAAAAGCTTGTTGAATAATTGTGGCAAACTGAGCGCGATTTAGCGCTACGTCCGGTCGAAAGTTTCCATCAGAAAAACCTTGAATAATCCCCCGCGAAACCAGAGGTTCTATAAAACTTTGTGCCCAATGACCGGGCACATCAGCAAGACGCTGACCGGCAACTTGTACGATAAAGCTTTCCGGTGAAGCGACAGGGATAACGGGTACGGGTGTGCCGGTGTTCGCACTCACGACAAAGTTACTACCCTCTTGTTCTGATTGTGGAGAGGGTGAAGTTGAATAAGCGCTAGCCGTTTGGGTGAAATCTTGGGTAGCGAGGGCAGTTAAGGTACAAAGGGCAACAAACGAGACACGCATAGAAGTAACCTTGCCGGTCAGTGAGAGAGTGGGAACGAAGGTTCGACAGCACCCCACATTGAGTCGATACCCAAATGCTATCTACTGATACCAAATCTCAACTGACCATCAGGACGATGCCTACTTGCTGGCAACTAGCTAATATGTAAAGTTTTCAACGGAGAGGGTGGGATTTGAACCCACGTTAAGGTTGCCCCTAAAGTAGATTTCGAGTCTACCGCATTCAACCGCTCTGCCACCTCTCCAAGTGCCCGTGCTATTTATAGTATTTTACTCGATCTTTGACCGATTACAGCAGGGAAGCTTTGTTTTCCGTTGCCTCTAGCATTGTTTCAAATCCACCTGCCGGTGTCCACTGAAGTGCACCATCCCGTTCCGTCCAGTATAACTGGGCCTTGGCTTTACTCAGCTGGGCCGCCGTATCTGGATCGACAGACTTAGAGGATGAGATCGCCACCGCCGGCTGCAATGTCTTCAGTAAACTGGCATTCAGATGCTTCCCAGACCACCAAAGCACTTGCAAATTCTGTAGCTTTTCTGCTTTCAGTAATTTTTGTTGCTCCGCTGGATTGAGATCTCCTAATAATAACCAATTTTGGCCATTAATTTGAAATTGCACCACCGGCAGTTGCGGATCAATTAGCTCAACCGAAGTCGTGCCGGTAGATATGGCTCTGCCGGCCGGCAATGGCTGGTAAAATCCCTCGTGTGCTTTCATCGCCCTTGCAATTGCACCATCAGGGCTGTGTTTTATACTGTGCAGTATTTTAATAGGCACGCGTTCTAAAATTAAATTCCAGCCACTTCTGGAGTCAGGCTGAGCGCCCGTAGCAATTGCCCAATCAATTTGATTAACACCTTGCTGCTGTAAAAAAGGTAACACTGTAAATCGAGCCGTACTGTCATCTCCACTATTAACAAGGGTAATTTTTCCGCGATCTTGAATCACCAAAATTGGCTCTTTCGTGGTATCGAGTACCGTAATCCGAAATAAGGTTGTTTTTGTTTGATGGGCCGGCACGACGACCAAACTGACTGCAACTAAACCGGCAAACCACCAGCGCCCAGCAATTGATAAGGGATAAAAAATAAACGATAAATTAATTTTGCCTTTGCCTAATTGCTTTTTCTTATTTTCCTGATAATTTCCCATCAGCCAGACTAAGCCAATTAACCCATACAGCGCCACCAACTGGATTGCAGTGAGCGTACCGACTGCCACTGAATTGCCAGGTAACTTATTAAAAAACTCTACAATTACAATCATCGCGTGGCTGGGATAATACAACGGCCACGCCAATGCGCTTCCTGCTGTTGGCCAAATAAAGCCTACAAAAGCGCTAATAAAACCACCCAAACTAATTACAGAAATTAGAGGAGTGGTAATGATATTAACTAAAATGCTGTAAGGAGATATGACGTTAAAAATGTAAAGTTGTAACGGCAAAACCCAGACAGAAGCAGCAAGTGGAACTGCAATTAAAGATGCAATAGCCGGGGGTAACCAATCCAAACGTTTAATAATGGCCGGCACCGTCACAACTAACCCTAGTGTCGCCAAAAAACTGAACTGAAAACCTAAATCCCAAACCCACAAAGGATTAAACAACAGCAGAATTGTTGCCGCTAGTAGCAGTGAACCCAATGGCTTCACCTTCCTTTCCGCCACCAAAGCAACTAACGCCCCAATTCCCATAATTGCAGCACGGCTGACTGAAGGCTCTAAACCACTTAAGCCAACAAATATAGCGATGGCACCTGTCCCTATGGCAAATTGAACGCGCATAGAAAGACGCCTCGTTAAAGCCAATACCATCCCTAAAATTAAGGACACTTGAGCGCCAGAAGCTGCGAGAGTGTGGGCTAACCCAACCTGAACAAAGGGGTCTTTAATGTCATAAGGCAGATCGACGGCTTGTTTTCCTAAAGCCATTGCACTGACCAATGGGCCTTCCGGGACGCTTAGCCAATTGACCTGCGAGCGAATTATTCGCTGCCTTATCACCCACCATCCCCATCTTGTGCCGGTTTGTCCATTGGGCCAGCTAACTTGACGCCCCCGCAGACCTGCAAAGGAGCCTTCTTTAGCCAAGTAAGCTTGAAAATTAAACGCCCCTGGGTTTGTCGGGGCTTTTGGTATGTATAAGACGCCGGTGACGGCAACTCTCTGACCCGGATACAGACCTGTTGCTTGCAGGAGGGGGGCTGTTACATACAATTTCCCAGTAACGACTTGAGTGCCTTCTGCCGGTTTGTTTGGTTTGTTTGCCGATGGAGACTTTTCAGGAGAAACAATCTCGTTAAAGTTAGTTGTTTCTAACCAAAATTGAGCTTTTTGAGAGCGAGTTAAGTGCGGGGTACTGCCAACTTTACCCCACACCATAACAACTTGCTCTAGAGCTTTTTGATCAGCCGGTTTCACAAATCTGCTAATGTCGTTGGCTGCCGGTTGTGGAACTCGTGTTTGAAAATACAGGGTTGCTAATAATCCAATGATGCCAGCACTCAGCCACAGCCAAAATTTAGGGCCGGTTCTCCAAAATCTAGGAATTACCAGCGCTGCCGCTATTCCCAATGTTAAGAGGATTAAGCCCCCTGCCGACACGCCAAAAAACGGCTTGGGAGTTGCTGCACACAGCAATCCTACAATGTAAGCCAGACTTAAAATTATGCCGCCGGTGCGGGTCATTAGATAGCCAGCCCTAGTTTCAAACCGAGTATTGCATGAAGAAACAGTAGGCAAAGTGCTGTACTGCCCAGGTAAGCGTGAGCTGTGCGTAGCACGGCTTTATTGCCACCAAAGCCACTTAAAGAAATGACGCCATTGATGGCGAGTAACGCCAGCACAATTGAGCCTGTCCAAAAATGCGGGCTTTCCAGCACCGGCTGATGTTGCATGACGAGGGACAGCACGCCGCCGGTGTAGCCTAAAGCCAGAAACAAAAACATCCACGGTGCTAATTTCCGGTGGTCACTACGACTCTTATTTGCCGTTTCTGGATCGGTAACTGCCCGCCCACGCCAGCCGACTAACCCAACAAAACTGCCCATCACAAACACGACAATGGCCATCATTAGGGGATGCCCCCAATGGGTAATGGGTTCAGGAATCCCTAACCTGCGAAATTGCTCAGCAATAGGTTCGAGCAGTTGACTCAGATCCATCAGTTACAAAACCTTGTCCTTCAGCATTTTGATAGAAGCCGGTGCAAGCCAGTAAGCCGAACGACTCATTTTAAGTGATCTCAGCCTATCTTGTAAGAATTACTGTGATGTTAGTTGATCTGCCGGTAGCTTACCCTCCAGCCTCCGCCCCAATGGAAATTCTAACTGCTCTCGTTGCTGCAAGTATAGATGCGCCACTCGCCGCGCTAAGTTACGAATTCTCCCAATGTACCGTGTCCGCTCCGTTACAGAAATCACTCCTCTGGCGTCCAGTAGGTTAAATGAGTGAGAACACTTGAGAACATAATCCAAAGCCGGTAAAACTAGACCGCGCTGGGTTAACTGTTCTGCTTCTTGTTCGTATAGCCCAAACAACGTAAACAGCAAATCGGGATTCGACGCCTCGAAGTTATAAGTACATTGCTCAATTTCTCCTTGAAAGTGAACATCTCCATAGCTCACCTCATCTGTCCAGCGAATTTTGGTAAACGCATCAACCTCTTGAAGATACATGGCTAGCCGCTCTAGTCCATAAGTAATCTCAATAGCTACTGGACGACAATCAATT of the Microcoleus sp. FACHB-672 genome contains:
- a CDS encoding ComEC/Rec2 family competence protein; this encodes MTRTGGIILSLAYIVGLLCAATPKPFFGVSAGGLILLTLGIAAALVIPRFWRTGPKFWLWLSAGIIGLLATLYFQTRVPQPAANDISRFVKPADQKALEQVVMVWGKVGSTPHLTRSQKAQFWLETTNFNEIVSPEKSPSANKPNKPAEGTQVVTGKLYVTAPLLQATGLYPGQRVAVTGVLYIPKAPTNPGAFNFQAYLAKEGSFAGLRGRQVSWPNGQTGTRWGWWVIRQRIIRSQVNWLSVPEGPLVSAMALGKQAVDLPYDIKDPFVQVGLAHTLAASGAQVSLILGMVLALTRRLSMRVQFAIGTGAIAIFVGLSGLEPSVSRAAIMGIGALVALVAERKVKPLGSLLLAATILLLFNPLWVWDLGFQFSFLATLGLVVTVPAIIKRLDWLPPAIASLIAVPLAASVWVLPLQLYIFNVISPYSILVNIITTPLISVISLGGFISAFVGFIWPTAGSALAWPLYYPSHAMIVIVEFFNKLPGNSVAVGTLTAIQLVALYGLIGLVWLMGNYQENKKKQLGKGKINLSFIFYPLSIAGRWWFAGLVAVSLVVVPAHQTKTTLFRITVLDTTKEPILVIQDRGKITLVNSGDDSTARFTVLPFLQQQGVNQIDWAIATGAQPDSRSGWNLILERVPIKILHSIKHSPDGAIARAMKAHEGFYQPLPAGRAISTGTTSVELIDPQLPVVQFQINGQNWLLLGDLNPAEQQKLLKAEKLQNLQVLWWSGKHLNASLLKTLQPAVAISSSKSVDPDTAAQLSKAKAQLYWTERDGALQWTPAGGFETMLEATENKASLL
- a CDS encoding DUF4079 domain-containing protein; this translates as MDLSQLLEPIAEQFRRLGIPEPITHWGHPLMMAIVVFVMGSFVGLVGWRGRAVTDPETANKSRSDHRKLAPWMFLFLALGYTGGVLSLVMQHQPVLESPHFWTGSIVLALLAINGVISLSGFGGNKAVLRTAHAYLGSTALCLLFLHAILGLKLGLAI
- the glyQ gene encoding glycine--tRNA ligase subunit alpha; this translates as MNFQSVIATLHQFWAERGCLIAQPYDIEKGAGTMSPHTFLRAIGPEPWSVAYVEPCRRPTDGRYGENPNRYQHYYQYQVLMKPSPDNIQDIYLDSLRALGIRPEDHDIRFVEDNWESPTLGAWGVGWEVWLDGMEITQFTYFQQCGGIDCRPVAIEITYGLERLAMYLQEVDAFTKIRWTDEVSYGDVHFQGEIEQCTYNFEASNPDLLFTLFGLYEQEAEQLTQRGLVLPALDYVLKCSHSFNLLDARGVISVTERTRYIGRIRNLARRVAHLYLQQREQLEFPLGRRLEGKLPADQLTSQ